In Clostridium omnivorum, the DNA window GATTAACTGTAATTTTTATTATATCCGGAATACTGTTAAATATTTTTATAAGACAAATATTCACTTCTAATTTAGAAAAAAGCATAAAAAGCACTATGTCCGATTTAATGAAAAGCTCTAGAGAGGTTATAGTAAGCAATATAAATAATGATAAAACACAATTTGATGAGCAGGCTCTCTATAAAAGCATATCTAAAGTAGTTGGGTCATCGGTAATAGGTAATTATTATCAATATGAACTAAGGGATACAAAGGGAAAAGTGGTAGATTCCAATATAATCGATGAAATGAGCGAGCTGCTTGAAAAGGGTACTAGTTCAGCCTTAGAAGGCAGGGCAGTGATAAATATTAAATATTCAGAGGAAGATGCTATTGGGATTTTGTCATATCCTATTTACAGCGACAGTAAGTTTATTGGAATAATAAATATAGCCAGCAGCTTTAGTGATATATATGCTGATAATATAAAGACAATAAATATGATAACACGTATTGAAATAGGTATTTTTGTATTCATTTTTACTGCAGCCTATCTTTTTGCTAGTAGTATGATAAAGCCTATACTAACGCTTACAAAGCAAGTGCAGAGTGTAGAGGAAGGCAACTACGATGGAAATATAGAAATTAAAAGTAAAGATGAAATAGGTATATTAATAAAAGAATTTATGCTGATGAAGGATAAGATAAAGGATCAAATAGAAACTATAAATAAAGAAAAGGAAAAGGTTGAAAAGCTTGAAAAAGTAAGGAGAGAATTTTTTAATAACGTTACACATGAGCTAAAAACACCCCTTACAGCTATATCTGGTTACTCTCAAATGCTGCTCCAAAATAGGACAGAGGATGAAGAGTTTAAGCATAGGGCTGAGGAAAGAATTTATCTTGAAAGTGAAAGGCTGCATAAACTAGTTCTAGATTTAATTGAAGTATCCAAGGGTACTTTGTTTTTGGAGGAGGACAAAATACAAATTGAAGTGGACAAGCTTTTAGGCGACGTATGCTCAGATATGAAAATTAAAGCAGATAAATATTTTGTAAGCATAAACAAGAATATAGCTGAAGGCAAAGTATTTGGACAGCAAAGAAAGCTGCAGCAGCTTTTTATTAATTTAGTTGATAATGCAATAAAGTATTCTTTTAAAGGAAGCACAATATATGTAACCGGAAAGAAAATAGAAAATGCATATGAGATAAAAGTTAAAAATACAGGTAAACCCATAGATGAAAATATATATAATCGCATTTTTGAACCTTTTATAAAGGGAAAAGATGAAGTGGAAAAGGGAAGCAGTGGCCTTGGGTTATATATTTGCAGCGAAATAGTTAAGGAGCATGAAGGACAAATAACTATTGAGAATGGAAATGAAATAACAGTTAAGGTGGAGATACCCCTTGTTAAATAAAATAAAAAATAAAAAGTATTTGGAAACACTTTGGAAACAACTGATACAATTTTAGAAAATAGTACTTGGTATTATTTATATATAGAGCAGGAAGCTGCCATAAATAATACTTTTAAAAGGGGTGCAACATTTATGAGAAAGGGTAAATTAATTATAGCTGTAATCTTATGCATTACTACTTTTATGTTAGCTGGGTGCAGCAGCAAAGAAAAAGAAATAGAACTAAGTAAAAATGTTAAGCAGCAGCTTATTGACGAGGAGAATGCTTCTATAAAGCTTCAAAAGCTTAATGAACTGGATTTTGGAAATGAAATATATTATCCAGTACTCTGGAAGGATGATGAAAATATCATAGCTACTAATAGTAATGAAAATTTGAGTTCTAGTTACGAAGATATTAACAAGCAAAAAGAAGGGGATATAAACATTTATAATATAAATATTAAAACTTCACAGCGTACTAAATTAAAAACCATAGAAAAGGCATATTGCGGTGATGTAGGTAAACAAGGATTTTATGGCAAGTTCTTATTTATGAAGGACAACGCACTATGGACGTATAGTGCTGGTGATAATAGTGAAAAGCTGATCTATGATTTAACAGAAGCTATTAAAGAATTTAAGGAACCGGGCTTTGGTGCTGCTAGTTCACAGCAAACAATTAAGGACAGTGACATTTTGCCTAAGATTAAATCGGGCTTTGTTAAAGGCAGTGATAAATATATTTATATCATGAGCTATGTTTCTGATGGTTCAGATGCTAATCAAGTACTAAGAATTCTAGATTTAAGTACGGGAAAAGTATATAAGAATCCATATATTAAGGGGTTGTTTGATTCTTTTGAAGAGCCTTATGTAGGTTGGGTATACAGTAAAGTAAGTGACAGCTTTTATGCTTGTTCAGCAAATAAAGGAAGGCTGTATGAGTATAACCTAGCAAGCCCTAATAAGATTAAAAATGTAAGAGCTATGAAAGGTCTAATATCAGATATAACAGAAGATGGAGATAAATTATTATTAATGGCAGTAAATTCTAGTAGTGCAAAATATAAAAATACAACTGCTATAGAGCAATATAATATTAAAAGTAAAGAGCTTACACAGCTGGTATATGATAAAACAAAAAGATCAGATTATAGTAAAGTTTCTGCTTACACTGGGATTTCAATTAATAATAATATAGTTAACTATGATGTAGAGACTATAACTATAAATAAAAATAAACCAACTGGTATTGATCATATAACTTATATAGGAAACTATGATGGAAGCTCAATAAAAAATGTAAAAACCATGCCTATAGAAAAGGTTGATAATAAAGGAAATGCAGACAGTATAGTTTTTAATGCTAAAGGTGATAAGTTTATATATTCTATATATTATTTTGATCAAGGAGAGGATTATTTAAAGCTTTCAAAAATAAGGTCTTGGGTTTATGAGGTAAAATAAAGCTGATAAGTACATTTTCGGAAATATTTTCAATAAATATCTTCTAATATGTGAACAAAGCGTGTATAATATGGGTATTAGATTCCCATAGGAGAGTGATTTTTATAAAAAATAAGAAGCAGATGGTATTAATTTCTTTAATGTTATTGGTACTTATAATAAAAATTACTTTTCCATCGGGTGTAGTAAAATACCAAAATAGCAATAGAAATGAAGTAAGTCAGAAAGTAATAAAACTTCCCAGCGAATCTAATACTTCTGTTCTAAATAAGGATGGAGAAAAATTTAGTGTAGGAAACGTATTTTTTAATATATATAACTTTTTAGCAATCTCATTATCTATAACTGTATATGTATTTGCAATATATTTTCTGTATCGAAGATTTTTATTTGAGGGTAACAAAAAATTATATTATATATCAACAATCTATTTTAATGTGAGTAAATATAAGGGCGTGAATATTTCTTTCTAATATTAAATTAAAAGGAGGAAATATGATGAATGCTCAAGATATATTAATTGCCGTTGTTATAGGAGTATTTGCAGTAGGCGGTGCTTGGTTTACAATAGCATCACACATAGAAGGCAATAAGCAAAGTAAAAATAATGATAATAAATAAAATAAAAATTTTAATGTATATGGAAATAACTTAATGATTTATGAAGAAGTTAGAGGGCGTAAGCCCTCTAGGCTTTTTTCTTTATTTTAAATATTAAAAGCGCAATTATAATTTTCATATATTCTATTTTAAATTATCCATTTTTAATATTTCTATATATTTAAATTTTAAATAATTAATTATGGCACGTACAAAATTAGGAGGATATTATGTTTGAAACTTTAAAACGATTATTAATTGGAAAGCCACTGAGAAATGATGCACTTAGTGGAGAAAAATACAGCGTTGCAATGGGACTACCTATACTATCAAGTGATGCTATTTCTTCAGTTGCCTATGCTACAGAGGAAATATTGCTTGTGCTATATCCTGTAGTTGGAATACTAGCATACAATAGCATGATAGGAGTTTCCGCTGCAATTGTAGGACTTTTAGTGCTATTAACTTTTTCCTATAAACAAACTATTCAAAACTATCCTAATGGTGGAGGGGCATATATTGTAGCTAAGGAAAACTTAGGACTTATTCCTGGTATTTCAGCAGGAGCTGCTCTATCAGTTGACTATATACTTACAGTTGCGGTAAGTATTTCAGCAGGAACATCGGCTATTATTTCCGCATTTCCATCTCTAGAAAGACATAGAGTGCTTATATGCCTATTAATTTTATTGCTTATAATGCTTGGAAACTTAAGAGGTATTACCGAATCAGCTAAAATCTTTAGCATACCACCTTATGCTTTTATACTAGGAATGGTTACTATGATATTAGTTGGAATTGTTAAATTTAAAGTTACTGGTATTGTACCACCACCACCAAGTAATGCAGCAATTGCAACACAAAGCTCAGTGACTATAATTTTGCTTCTTAGAGCCTTTTCATCTGGATGTTCTGCGTTAACGGGAGTTGAGGCTGTAAGTAATGCAGTACCAAACTTTAGAGAACCTTCAACAAAGCATGCTCAAATTACTCTTATGCTGCTGGCGTTTATAGTACTTATAGTTTTTGGTGGTATATCCGTTTTAGCTAGCATATATAAAGTTGCTCCAGTAGCAGGAAAAACTGTACTTTCACAAATTGCTATGGGTGTTTTTGGACAAGGTTTTATGTATTACTACATACAGGTTACTACTGCAGTTATACTTGCAATGGCAGCAAATACTGCATATTCAGGTTTTCCAATGTTAATTTCAGTAATTTCTCATGAGGGTTATGCTCCAAGACAATTTGCATTAAGAGGAGATAGACTAAGCTATTCTAATGGAATTATTGCTTTATCAACAGTAGCTGCTATTCTTATTGTTGTATTTAAAGGGGAGACACATCTTCTTATTCCACTATATGCAGTAGGAGTGTTCGTTTCATTTACCCTTTCACAAACAGGAATGTTTATGAGATGGGTTAGAACCAAAGAACCTGGATGGGTGCATAAAGCAATCATTAACGGAATGGGTGCTTTAGTTACAGGTGTAGCAGTAATAATCATCGGCGCTACAAAATTCACTCATGGAGCATGGATTGTTATAGTTATAATTCCAACCTTGGTAAAGGCTATGCTTAAAGTTAAAGATCACTATAATGCAGTTGCTAAACAGCTAAGAATTGAAGAAGATGAATTAGCTACCATAGATTTAGATAAAGAACTATATAGAAACCGTGTTATTGTTCCAATTGCCAGCGTGAATAGGGCGAGTATAAGAGCTCTTAGATATGCAAAAACAATTTCGGATCATGTAACAGCCTTTAATATAACTATAAATGAAGAAGAAAAAGAAAAAATAGAGAAAAAATGGGCAATACTTAATACTGATATTCCTCTGGTTGTAAGAAATTCTCCATATAGAAAGATTGTAAATCCTCTTATAGAATTTATTGAATCAGAAGAATACGATATGAAAAAAGGCGATATGATCACAGTTGTAATACCAAACTTTACTGTTAGAAATATGTGGCATAAATTGCTTCATAATCATACTAGAATGTTTATCAGCGGCGAACTATTGAAGCATAAGCACATAGCTATTGCAACAGTGCCTTTAAAGTTAAAGGACGACAATATTATTCTTAAGGATAAAAAGTAATTAAGTAATCACAGTTTTATTAGCTCCCTTAACTAATTATATTCAATTAGCTAAGGGAGTTTTTCTATTTTCTTTACTCTTCTATTATATATGGTACAGAAATTACTATAATATTTCTGCGCTTATAAAGCATATTCTTTATAAATAAGGAAGTCTGATTGTGAAGTATATTATGCCACCATTTTGTAATAACAAGCTGTGGTATAACTACAGTAACTGTTTCTCCAGGCTTTGAAGCATGTTCCTCTGAATTTATAAAATCTATTAGAGGGTCTATAATCTCCCTATAAGGCGATTGTCTTACAATTAGGGGAATCCCCACATCGTACTCTTCCCATTTCTTCTGTAACTTTTTAGCTTCTTCGCTATCTACAGAAACATAAAAGGCAACAATATTCTTAGAAATATACTTTGAATAGTTCAAGCATTTTAAAAAGGCCTTATTTAAAGAATTTACTAGGATAATTACGTGCTGCTTATCATCAGAGGGCTCAAGATTCTTTGGCCTTATATTTAGAGGAAGCTTTAGCTGCTCTGCGATTTTTATATAATGTCTCTTTATCCTAAGCATAACAAATACAAAGATAGGTATTAGAACACATACAATCCAAGCACCATGTTTAAACTTAGTTATTCCAATTATTATAACTGTTATAAATGTAACTAATGCACCCATACCATTTATAACTGCTTTATGTTTCCATCCAGGTGTTTTTTCTCTAATCCATTTGGTAAACATACCTGTTTGTGAAAGTGTAAAGGATATGAAAACTCCTACGGCATACAAAGGCATTAAGTTATGCGTATCACCGCTAAATACTATTATCAATAAGCATGAAGCAATGCATAATAATATAATTCCATTAGAGAAGCTTAATCTTTTTCCTCTCTTAGCAAATTGTCTAGGAACAAATCCATCTCTTCCTAGTAATGATAAAAGAAGTGGAAGATCAGCATAAGCAGTATTAGCAGCCATTATTAAGATAAATGCTGTGGTAACTTGTACAGCATAATACATGAAACTTGTACCAAAAACTTGTGTAGCAATTTGAGCAATAACTGTATTTTCTGGGTTCGGAACTGCATGATATATTGTAGCTAGATAAGATAATCCTCCAAATATAAACAATACAACTCCAGCAAGCAAACCAAGTACAATTTTAGCATTTTTTTGAGAAGGTTCTCTAAAGTTTGGAATACCATTACTTACAGCTTCAACACCAGTAAGTGCTGTACACCCAGAAGCAAAAGCTCTTAAGAATAAAAAGAGAGTTATATCTCCTATTGCCTTTTGCTGTATAGGGTATAATGGTTGTGGATTATATCCAAATACAAAGTGTCTAATAATTCCAGTAATAATCATAACTGCAACTGATACAATAAATAAATAAGTTGGAACTCCAAATAGTCTTGAAGAATCCTTAATTCCCCTTAAATTACCTAGAGTCATTAATATAATAATAGCAACAGAAATAACTACTTTATGTGCATATAACGCTGGTACTGCTGAGTAAATAGCTGCTGTACCTGCACTAACGCTAACGGCTACAGTCAAAATATAGTCAATTGATAGTGATGCTCCTGCTACAAGACCAGGAATTGTACCTAAATTGTCATGAGCAACAATATATGAACCACCACCACATGGATAATTGTCTATAGTTTGTCTATATGAAAATACCAGTAAAAATAATAAAAACACTATACATAGTGCAGCATAAAACATGTATTTATATGATAGTAATCCAAGTATAGGAATTAATACTATCAAAATCTCTTCTCCTGCATAAGCAACTGAAGAGATAGCATCGCTAGACAAAATTGGTAAACCCCAAAATACATTAAACTTTTCTGCTGTAAGTTGGTCCGTTCGTAATGTATCACCTATTAATAATCTTCGAATTCTTGAAAACATACTTTCACCTCTAAATTCCTAAATACCAATCAAGTATATATTAAGGGTGGGGTTTACTCAACCTTGCTTCAATGTCCATATATTCGCTTTAAAGTTAAATCCGATAACTCACAGATTAAGAGACTAAAAGAGGTTTATTAGAATTTAAAAAGCTTGTGTTACTTAAGTTTTACTATTAGTATTAAAAAATTTTTCAATGAGCATTTTTATAATTTAAGTTCTTAAAGCTCCAGTACCTTATTATCTATTTCATCTTTAATTCTTGAAATGAAGTCTGATAGCTCTACAAGCCCCTCCTCACCGTTCTTCCTGCTTCTTAAGGAAATTTTATTTTGATCTTGTTCCTTTTCACCAATAACTATTATATAAGGAACTCTTTCATTTCTAGCTTCTCTGATTTTGTAGCCTATTTTTTCAGTTCTGTTATCTAGAGACACCCTTATATTTTTATCTTCTAGAAGTTTAACAATACTTTCCGCATAGTTGCTAAATTTATCAGAGATAGGAAGCACATTTACTTGAACAGGCGCTATCCAAGTTGGGAACTTGCCGCCGAAGTGTTCAATTAAAATAGCTATAAACCTCTCAAGGCTTCCAAAGATGGCTCTATGAATTACTATAGGACGATGTTTTTCGTTATCACTTCCTATATAATGAAGATCAAATCTCTGTGGAAGCTGGAAATCAAGCTGAATAGTTCCGCATTGCCACCTTCTGCCTATGCTGTCTTCTAGATGAAAATCTATTTTTGGACCATAGAAGGCACCATCGCCTGGGTTGATTTTATAGTCCATGTTTATTTCGTCTAAGGCACCTTGAAGAGCGCTTTCAGCTATCTCCCAATCCTCGGCACTTCCCATGGAGTTTTCTGGCTTAGTTGAAAGCTCAACTTTATATTTAAAGCCAAACCTAGTATATATCTCATCTATCAGGGATATTACCCCTTTGATTTCATCCTTAATTTGTTCTGGAAGCATGAATATATGGGCATCATCCTGAGTGAAGGCCCTTACTCTCATAAGTCCATGCAGTGCACCTGATAGCTCATGTCTGTGAACCCTTCCCATTTCAGCAGCTCTAATAGGCAGCTCTCTATAGGAATGAGCTTCAGACTTGTATACTAACATTCCTCCTGGGCAGTTCATAGGCTTAATAGCAAATTCCTCTTCATCAATATTTACAGTATACATATTTTCCTTGTAGTGAAACCAATGTCCTGAAGTTTCCCACAGCTCTCTATTAAGTATGATTGGAGTTTCAATTTCTATATAGCCATACTTTTTATGAAGCTCTCTCCAATAATCTATCAGAGCATTTTTTAGCACTACCCCATTAGGTAAAAAGAAAGGAAAACCTGGACCTTCTTCCATTAGTGCAAATAGTTTAAGCTCTTTTCCAAGCTTTCTGTGATCCCTTTTTTTAGCCTCCTCCAGCATATTTAAATATTCCTTTAGCTCTTCCTTTGAAGCAAAAGCTGTTCCATAGATTCTTTGAAGCATCTTATTGTTTTCATCGCCTCTAAAGTAAGCTCCAGCAACAGATAAAAGCTTAAAAGCTTTAACTTTGCCAGTGGACTCTACATGAGGACCAGCACACAGGTCAACAAATTCACCTTGCTTGTAGAAAGAAAGCTCTTCATTTTCTGGAATGCCTTCAATTAATTCAACTTTGTAAGGTTCATCTTTTTCTTTCATAAGTTTCATAGCTTCTTCTCTTGAAAGCACAAAACGTTCTAGCTTTAAATTTTCTTTTACTATATTTTTCATTTCTTTTTCAATGTCTTCTAGCATTGCTGCAGTAAAAGTCTCATTAGAATCAAAATCATAGTAAAAGCCGTTTTCTATGGAAGGACCTATAGTTAGTTTTACCTCAGGATATAATCTTTTTACTGCCTGAGCAAGTATGTGTGCGGCAGTGTGTCTAAGAGCAAGTAGTTCTTTTTCATTATTCATAATAAAATCCTCCTTAAAATATAATCAAAAAAATAAAACTCATCCCTAAAAAAGGGACGAGTATCATCGCGGTTCCACCCAAATTACAGTAATAGAAAATTTATTACTGTCACTCAAAACCTATAACGCGGTTAACGGATATACCTACTAAAATTCAGTATTCAACTCAGAGGTGGTTTTCAGCAATACTTGCACAAGAAGCCTTGCACCCGATGGACTTCTCTCTCTTAGAACAGTAAATTGCGTACTCTTCCTCATCAATGCTTTAGATATAATATTTAATTAAAAATAAAAAAACTCCTCCCTAAAAAAGGGACGAGTATTATCGCGGTTCCACCCAAATTACAGTAATAAAAATATCACTGTCACTCAAAACCTATAACGTGGGCTAACGGATATGCTTACTGTAATTCAGCATTCAACTCAGAGGTGGTTTTTCAACAGCACTTGTTCAAGAAACCTTTCAGCCTATGAGTTTCTCTCTCTTTTAACAGTAGTCCGTTTACTTTTCCTCTTCACAGTTTTTATTTTCTATTATTATATGTCTGAGCAAAAAATATGTCAATATACTTTTGGAATAAATTATAAAAATTTTCTTAAATGTAATTTTGAAGCATTAATGTGGATAATTAGGGGGTACATTTTATGAAATTTGAAGTATAATAAATTGATGAAAGTATTTTAAAGACGAGGAGAAATTATAATGAAGATTTATAAGCAAAAGGATTATACATTTATAAAGCTTGTATTTTCAATTTTTATTGTAGCTATGGTCTTTGGAGTGATTCTTTATGCCATAAATTGTGCAAAACCTACAGTGAAAAATGATACTTTAAAAATATCTGGTTTATATAAAGTGGAACTAAAAATTGATGAGATTCAGGACATAACCTTGAAGGATGAATTGCCTAATGGATTCCATAAAAGTAATGGAATAGATCTCTTTGGCAGAGCATATCTTGGGAATTATACAGCAGAAAACTATGATAAGATTAAAGCATGTGTATTATCAGGAAAGGCTCCATACATTTATATAACTACAAAAAATGATGAAGTAAAATATATAATACTTAATCTTAAGGATAAAGCGCAAACAGAAGAAATGTATAATGCTATAAGTTCAAAGATAAAAAAGTAGTTAGGAACTTAAGTCAAGTATATTATTTTCAAATAGATTAAAACTAATAA includes these proteins:
- a CDS encoding sensor histidine kinase, with amino-acid sequence MKNSIKAKITLGLTVIFIISGILLNIFIRQIFTSNLEKSIKSTMSDLMKSSREVIVSNINNDKTQFDEQALYKSISKVVGSSVIGNYYQYELRDTKGKVVDSNIIDEMSELLEKGTSSALEGRAVINIKYSEEDAIGILSYPIYSDSKFIGIINIASSFSDIYADNIKTINMITRIEIGIFVFIFTAAYLFASSMIKPILTLTKQVQSVEEGNYDGNIEIKSKDEIGILIKEFMLMKDKIKDQIETINKEKEKVEKLEKVRREFFNNVTHELKTPLTAISGYSQMLLQNRTEDEEFKHRAEERIYLESERLHKLVLDLIEVSKGTLFLEEDKIQIEVDKLLGDVCSDMKIKADKYFVSINKNIAEGKVFGQQRKLQQLFINLVDNAIKYSFKGSTIYVTGKKIENAYEIKVKNTGKPIDENIYNRIFEPFIKGKDEVEKGSSGLGLYICSEIVKEHEGQITIENGNEITVKVEIPLVK
- a CDS encoding APC family permease, whose product is MFETLKRLLIGKPLRNDALSGEKYSVAMGLPILSSDAISSVAYATEEILLVLYPVVGILAYNSMIGVSAAIVGLLVLLTFSYKQTIQNYPNGGGAYIVAKENLGLIPGISAGAALSVDYILTVAVSISAGTSAIISAFPSLERHRVLICLLILLLIMLGNLRGITESAKIFSIPPYAFILGMVTMILVGIVKFKVTGIVPPPPSNAAIATQSSVTIILLLRAFSSGCSALTGVEAVSNAVPNFREPSTKHAQITLMLLAFIVLIVFGGISVLASIYKVAPVAGKTVLSQIAMGVFGQGFMYYYIQVTTAVILAMAANTAYSGFPMLISVISHEGYAPRQFALRGDRLSYSNGIIALSTVAAILIVVFKGETHLLIPLYAVGVFVSFTLSQTGMFMRWVRTKEPGWVHKAIINGMGALVTGVAVIIIGATKFTHGAWIVIVIIPTLVKAMLKVKDHYNAVAKQLRIEEDELATIDLDKELYRNRVIVPIASVNRASIRALRYAKTISDHVTAFNITINEEEKEKIEKKWAILNTDIPLVVRNSPYRKIVNPLIEFIESEEYDMKKGDMITVVIPNFTVRNMWHKLLHNHTRMFISGELLKHKHIAIATVPLKLKDDNIILKDKK
- a CDS encoding APC family permease, with protein sequence MFSRIRRLLIGDTLRTDQLTAEKFNVFWGLPILSSDAISSVAYAGEEILIVLIPILGLLSYKYMFYAALCIVFLLFLLVFSYRQTIDNYPCGGGSYIVAHDNLGTIPGLVAGASLSIDYILTVAVSVSAGTAAIYSAVPALYAHKVVISVAIIILMTLGNLRGIKDSSRLFGVPTYLFIVSVAVMIITGIIRHFVFGYNPQPLYPIQQKAIGDITLFLFLRAFASGCTALTGVEAVSNGIPNFREPSQKNAKIVLGLLAGVVLFIFGGLSYLATIYHAVPNPENTVIAQIATQVFGTSFMYYAVQVTTAFILIMAANTAYADLPLLLSLLGRDGFVPRQFAKRGKRLSFSNGIILLCIASCLLIIVFSGDTHNLMPLYAVGVFISFTLSQTGMFTKWIREKTPGWKHKAVINGMGALVTFITVIIIGITKFKHGAWIVCVLIPIFVFVMLRIKRHYIKIAEQLKLPLNIRPKNLEPSDDKQHVIILVNSLNKAFLKCLNYSKYISKNIVAFYVSVDSEEAKKLQKKWEEYDVGIPLIVRQSPYREIIDPLIDFINSEEHASKPGETVTVVIPQLVITKWWHNILHNQTSLFIKNMLYKRRNIIVISVPYIIEE
- the thrS gene encoding threonine--tRNA ligase, with the protein product MNNEKELLALRHTAAHILAQAVKRLYPEVKLTIGPSIENGFYYDFDSNETFTAAMLEDIEKEMKNIVKENLKLERFVLSREEAMKLMKEKDEPYKVELIEGIPENEELSFYKQGEFVDLCAGPHVESTGKVKAFKLLSVAGAYFRGDENNKMLQRIYGTAFASKEELKEYLNMLEEAKKRDHRKLGKELKLFALMEEGPGFPFFLPNGVVLKNALIDYWRELHKKYGYIEIETPIILNRELWETSGHWFHYKENMYTVNIDEEEFAIKPMNCPGGMLVYKSEAHSYRELPIRAAEMGRVHRHELSGALHGLMRVRAFTQDDAHIFMLPEQIKDEIKGVISLIDEIYTRFGFKYKVELSTKPENSMGSAEDWEIAESALQGALDEINMDYKINPGDGAFYGPKIDFHLEDSIGRRWQCGTIQLDFQLPQRFDLHYIGSDNEKHRPIVIHRAIFGSLERFIAILIEHFGGKFPTWIAPVQVNVLPISDKFSNYAESIVKLLEDKNIRVSLDNRTEKIGYKIREARNERVPYIIVIGEKEQDQNKISLRSRKNGEEGLVELSDFISRIKDEIDNKVLEL